From the Streptomyces sp. Tu 2975 genome, one window contains:
- a CDS encoding LCP family protein, protein MDAHVTDKAGTPVGPGGSAGADEKAGSAIADDSATPGGPADSGTAGDVLAAGDGNAPDGSAEDTADPEADVPGEQAQGAGRPEDEADPTAAPDVTSGDVPVAQDNPSASSDGARTGDVDGARADGPVSPGGGGPGDNGDNGGDDGDGQDGDSGDGQAGGRPPRHWMRWAALGTSLVVLAAAGAGWWFYRKLDSNITTDTTAAAELETYEKERPTPVAVDAQNILLLGSDTRAGEGNSKYGRDENGGSQRSDTTILLHIAADRKSATAMSIPRDLLVTVPSCGKPDGSRSKEQTAQFNWAFQFGGAACTIRTVEKFTGVRIDHHMVIDFRGFKDMVDAVDGVEVCLKEPIDDKDARLKLQAGPQTLHGEEALGFVRARKTLGNGSDTERMERQQQFLGALVKKVQSNGVLLNPTRLYPVLDAATKSITTDPGLDSLKDLYDLTRSLRSIPTKKVQFLTVPRQPHAANPNRDELVQPEADHLFKSLREDDPVTVVPNGEREGEGITGEPDTGGTTAPSATPTFPGTNAAEGMCE, encoded by the coding sequence ATGGACGCACACGTGACGGACAAGGCCGGCACGCCGGTGGGCCCCGGAGGGTCCGCCGGCGCGGACGAGAAGGCGGGATCCGCGATCGCGGACGACTCCGCCACGCCCGGCGGCCCGGCCGACTCCGGGACAGCGGGCGACGTCCTCGCTGCGGGGGACGGCAACGCCCCTGACGGGTCCGCCGAGGACACGGCTGACCCCGAGGCCGACGTACCCGGCGAGCAAGCTCAGGGAGCCGGCCGCCCCGAGGACGAGGCGGACCCCACGGCCGCCCCGGACGTCACGTCCGGCGACGTCCCCGTGGCGCAGGACAACCCGTCCGCCTCGTCGGACGGTGCCCGCACGGGTGACGTGGACGGTGCCCGCGCAGACGGCCCGGTCTCCCCGGGCGGTGGCGGACCGGGCGACAACGGCGACAACGGCGGCGACGATGGGGACGGTCAGGACGGGGACAGCGGCGACGGTCAGGCCGGAGGCAGACCGCCACGGCACTGGATGCGCTGGGCCGCGCTCGGCACCTCGCTCGTCGTGCTCGCCGCCGCGGGCGCCGGCTGGTGGTTCTACCGCAAGCTCGACTCCAACATCACCACGGACACCACCGCCGCCGCCGAACTGGAGACGTACGAGAAGGAGCGCCCCACGCCCGTCGCCGTCGACGCGCAGAACATCCTGCTGCTCGGCTCCGACACCAGGGCCGGCGAGGGCAACAGCAAGTACGGCCGGGACGAGAACGGCGGCAGCCAGCGCTCCGACACCACGATCCTGCTGCACATCGCGGCCGACCGTAAGAGCGCGACGGCGATGTCGATCCCGCGCGACCTGCTGGTCACCGTCCCGAGCTGCGGAAAGCCGGACGGCAGCCGTTCCAAGGAGCAGACGGCACAGTTCAACTGGGCCTTTCAGTTCGGCGGGGCGGCCTGCACGATCCGTACCGTCGAGAAGTTCACCGGGGTCCGCATCGATCACCACATGGTGATCGACTTCCGCGGCTTCAAGGACATGGTGGACGCCGTGGACGGCGTCGAGGTGTGCCTGAAGGAGCCGATCGACGACAAGGACGCGCGGCTCAAGCTGCAGGCCGGGCCGCAGACGCTGCACGGCGAGGAGGCACTCGGGTTCGTCCGGGCACGCAAGACGCTGGGCAACGGCAGCGACACCGAACGCATGGAGCGTCAGCAGCAGTTCCTGGGCGCGCTGGTCAAGAAGGTGCAGAGCAACGGCGTGCTGCTCAATCCGACGAGGCTCTATCCGGTGCTCGACGCGGCGACGAAGTCCATCACCACCGATCCGGGTCTCGACTCGCTGAAGGACCTTTACGACCTGACCCGCTCACTTCGGAGCATTCCGACGAAAAAGGTGCAATTCCTGACCGTTCCCCGGCAGCCGCACGCCGCGAATCCCAACCGGGACGAGCTCGTGCAGCCGGAGGCGGACCATCTTTTCAAGAGTCTGCGCGAGGACGATCCGGTCACCGTCGTGCCGAACGGCGAACGTGAGGGCGAGGGGATCACCGGGGAACCGGACACCGGCGGGACCACCGCACCCAGTGCGACACCGACATTTCCCGGTACCAATGCCGCCGAAGGGATGTGTGAGTAA
- a CDS encoding TIGR03089 family protein translates to MNASDRTPADLLRSALAADPARPLVTFYDDATGERVELSVATFANWVAKTANLLQGDLSAEPGDRLALLLPAHWQSAVWLLACSSVGVLADVGGDAARADHVVAGPGRFDDGLACGGDRIALSLAPLGRRFPTPPPGYADYAVEVPGQGDRFAAYAPVDPDEPALTVGDLELTGAELVGRAREDAERLGLAPGARLLSGKSYDSWEGLSAGLYAPLAAGASVVLCRNLNELSQDALAKRVESERVTVTAV, encoded by the coding sequence ATGAACGCCAGCGACCGCACCCCCGCCGACCTGCTGCGATCCGCGCTCGCCGCGGACCCCGCGCGCCCCTTGGTCACTTTCTACGACGACGCCACCGGTGAACGGGTCGAATTGTCCGTCGCCACCTTCGCCAATTGGGTGGCGAAGACGGCGAATCTGCTCCAGGGCGACCTCTCCGCGGAGCCGGGCGATCGCCTCGCGCTGCTGCTGCCGGCGCACTGGCAGAGCGCTGTCTGGCTGCTGGCCTGCTCCTCCGTGGGGGTGCTCGCGGACGTCGGCGGCGACGCGGCGCGCGCGGACCATGTCGTGGCGGGGCCCGGCCGGTTCGACGACGGGCTCGCTTGCGGCGGCGACCGGATCGCGCTGTCCCTCGCACCGCTGGGACGCCGCTTCCCCACCCCGCCGCCGGGCTACGCCGATTACGCGGTGGAGGTGCCCGGCCAGGGCGACAGGTTCGCCGCGTACGCGCCGGTGGACCCGGACGAGCCCGCGCTGACGGTCGGAGACCTGGAACTGACCGGTGCCGAACTGGTGGGGCGGGCACGGGAGGACGCGGAACGACTGGGTCTCGCGCCGGGCGCGCGGCTGCTGTCCGGGAAGTCGTACGACTCCTGGGAAGGGCTGTCCGCAGGGCTGTACGCGCCCTTGGCGGCCGGGGCCTCCGTCGTTCTGTGCCGGAATCTCAACGAATTGTCGCAAGATGCCCTGGCGAAGCGCGTCGAGAGCGAGCGGGTCACCGTCACGGCGGTATGA